A genomic window from Treponema maltophilum ATCC 51939 includes:
- a CDS encoding type I restriction endonuclease subunit R, protein MSYTEADYEKAVIAVFRDILGYNYVYGPDIERNHADPLYVDELMPALRRINPGLPENALGEAVYKLRSLESGTIVQKNIRFMDYLQNGVSVNYFHEGERLSALVHLVDYENENRNAFTVANQWTITENSEKRPDVIVFLNGLPVVVFELKSPSREETDASEAFRQLRNYMNEIPCLFAYNAFCVMSDLATSKAGTITADEDRFMEWKTKDGSYENTRYAQFDTFIEGIFDKIRLPDIIKNFICFSGDRKILGAYHQYFAVKKAVISTDKAIKTDGRAGVFWHTQGSGKSLSMVFYAHLLQESLKSPTIVVLTDRNDLDNQLFGQFAKCSDFLRQKPEQAESRKHLKNLLAARAANGIIFTTMQKFEESSEPLSVRRNIIVMADEAHRGQYGLEEKIDTTTGRIIRGTARIIRNSLPNATYIGFTGTPISAKDRSTIEVFGNYIDVYDMTQAVEDGATRPVYYESRVIHLKLDEDVLHLIDAEYEIMSEHAEPYAIEKSKKELGRMDSILGAEQTVTALCEDIVKHYEENRQHELTGKAMIVAYSRPIAIRIYRKLLEIRPEWIEKLGVVMTSSNNDPEQWHELIGNKRHKDEMAKKFKDDNDPFKIVIVVDMWLTGFDVPSLATMYVYKPMAGHNLMQAIARVNRVYKNKEGGLVVDYVGIAGALKQAMNDYTNRDKQNYGEQDIAKTALPKFIEKLEICRDLFHGFDYSGFIKESATDLTRAKLISGGVNFLTAVNIPLHPAELNEDGHKAALMVAEPPIAYGNVTNRKDTFIKEAMLLRQALSLCRSLLTSSQRFEAAYFEAVRTLLTRITGENTPLSLKEINARINELLKASIRSEGVINLFSGADTDFSLFDPKFLEEIAKMKEKNLAVEILKKLLAEQVSLYRKTNLVKSEKFSEMLSRAMKAYLNGMLSNEEVIAELMQMAKEMAEASAEGKAMGLTEEESAFYDALTRPEAVKDFYANEELVAMTRELTDMLRKNRTIDWQKKESARAGMRRMVKKLLRKYKYPPEGMEDAIATVIGQCELWADN, encoded by the coding sequence ATGTCGTACACAGAGGCAGACTATGAAAAGGCGGTAATCGCGGTGTTTCGCGACATATTGGGTTACAACTATGTTTACGGTCCCGATATCGAACGCAACCATGCCGACCCTCTATATGTAGACGAGCTTATGCCCGCTTTACGGCGCATAAATCCCGGATTGCCTGAAAATGCCCTTGGCGAAGCGGTTTATAAGCTGCGGAGTCTTGAAAGCGGTACGATAGTACAAAAAAATATACGATTTATGGACTACCTCCAAAACGGCGTAAGCGTAAATTACTTCCATGAAGGCGAACGGCTATCCGCTTTGGTACATCTTGTCGATTACGAAAATGAGAATCGCAACGCTTTTACCGTCGCCAATCAGTGGACAATCACCGAAAACAGCGAAAAAAGGCCGGATGTTATCGTATTTTTGAACGGTTTACCCGTTGTAGTATTCGAGTTGAAGTCACCCAGTCGAGAAGAAACCGACGCTTCGGAAGCATTTCGGCAACTTCGCAATTACATGAACGAAATACCGTGCTTGTTCGCCTATAATGCCTTTTGTGTAATGAGCGACCTTGCAACGTCAAAAGCAGGGACAATCACCGCCGACGAAGATCGCTTTATGGAGTGGAAAACAAAAGACGGCAGCTACGAAAACACCCGATATGCCCAATTCGACACCTTTATTGAAGGAATATTCGATAAAATACGTTTGCCGGATATCATTAAAAACTTTATTTGCTTTTCAGGCGACAGAAAAATCCTCGGAGCCTACCATCAATATTTTGCCGTAAAAAAGGCTGTCATCTCTACCGACAAAGCAATCAAAACGGACGGACGCGCCGGTGTGTTTTGGCATACTCAAGGCAGTGGGAAATCTTTATCGATGGTATTTTATGCACACTTGCTGCAAGAATCTTTAAAATCGCCGACGATCGTAGTGCTTACCGATCGCAACGACTTGGACAATCAACTTTTCGGGCAGTTTGCCAAATGTTCCGATTTTTTACGCCAGAAGCCCGAACAGGCTGAAAGCCGCAAACATTTGAAAAACCTGCTTGCTGCACGGGCTGCAAACGGCATTATCTTTACCACAATGCAGAAGTTTGAAGAATCTTCCGAACCTCTTTCCGTGCGCCGCAACATTATTGTAATGGCTGATGAAGCTCACCGCGGTCAGTACGGCTTGGAAGAAAAAATCGATACGACAACAGGCCGAATTATCCGCGGGACAGCGCGGATTATCCGCAACAGTCTGCCTAATGCGACTTATATAGGCTTTACGGGAACGCCTATATCCGCTAAAGACCGTTCCACTATCGAAGTTTTCGGCAACTACATTGATGTCTACGATATGACCCAAGCCGTAGAAGACGGTGCGACCCGTCCTGTCTATTATGAAAGCCGCGTTATCCATTTAAAACTGGACGAAGATGTTCTGCATCTTATCGATGCGGAATACGAAATCATGTCCGAACATGCCGAACCGTATGCCATCGAAAAGAGCAAAAAAGAACTCGGCAGAATGGACAGCATTCTCGGTGCGGAGCAGACCGTTACCGCTTTATGCGAAGATATTGTTAAACACTATGAGGAAAACCGGCAGCACGAACTTACGGGCAAGGCGATGATTGTCGCTTATTCTCGCCCGATTGCGATACGTATTTATCGAAAACTGCTTGAAATACGTCCCGAATGGATCGAAAAACTCGGCGTAGTGATGACTTCGAGCAATAACGATCCTGAACAATGGCACGAACTAATCGGAAATAAACGTCATAAAGATGAGATGGCAAAAAAGTTCAAAGACGACAATGACCCTTTCAAAATTGTCATTGTGGTAGACATGTGGCTGACCGGTTTTGATGTGCCGTCTCTTGCTACGATGTACGTCTATAAACCGATGGCAGGGCACAATCTTATGCAGGCAATCGCTCGTGTCAATCGGGTTTACAAAAATAAAGAGGGCGGCCTGGTAGTCGATTACGTCGGTATTGCAGGGGCCTTAAAACAGGCAATGAATGACTATACCAATCGCGACAAGCAAAATTACGGCGAACAGGATATTGCAAAAACCGCATTGCCCAAATTTATCGAAAAGCTCGAGATTTGTCGTGACCTTTTTCACGGTTTTGACTATTCCGGCTTTATAAAGGAATCCGCAACCGACCTCACCCGCGCAAAATTGATCAGCGGTGGAGTAAACTTTTTGACCGCTGTAAATATTCCTTTGCATCCCGCCGAGTTGAATGAAGACGGCCATAAAGCGGCTTTAATGGTTGCCGAGCCCCCAATCGCTTACGGCAATGTAACGAATCGCAAAGATACTTTTATCAAAGAGGCAATGCTCCTCCGACAAGCTTTATCACTTTGCCGATCGCTTCTTACGTCTTCACAGCGGTTTGAAGCAGCTTACTTTGAAGCGGTGCGTACCTTACTTACCCGTATCACCGGAGAAAACACACCTTTATCTCTAAAAGAAATAAATGCCCGCATCAACGAACTATTAAAGGCAAGTATTCGGAGTGAAGGTGTTATCAATTTATTTTCGGGCGCCGATACGGATTTTTCTCTCTTTGATCCCAAATTCCTTGAAGAAATCGCCAAAATGAAAGAAAAAAATCTCGCTGTCGAGATTTTGAAAAAACTGCTGGCCGAGCAAGTATCTCTCTACCGCAAAACGAATCTCGTCAAAAGTGAAAAGTTCTCCGAGATGCTCTCGCGCGCGATGAAAGCGTACCTCAACGGAATGCTCTCAAACGAAGAAGTTATAGCCGAACTGATGCAAATGGCGAAAGAGATGGCGGAAGCTTCGGCCGAAGGGAAAGCAATGGGGCTCACCGAAGAAGAGTCGGCGTTTTATGATGCCCTGACCCGCCCCGAAGCGGTTAAAGATTTCTATGCCAACGAAGAACTCGTTGCGATGACCCGCGAACTTACGGATATGCTCCGTAAAAACCGCACTATCGACTGGCAGAAAAAAGAATCCGCACGCGCCGGTATGCGTCGGATGGTAAAAAAATTATTAAGAAAATATAAATATCCGCCCGAAGGCATGGAAGATGCAATCGCAACCGTTATCGGCCAATGCGAACTGTGGGCGGATAATTAA
- a CDS encoding restriction endonuclease subunit S translates to NNHLEQIAQAIFKSWFVDNASNNWKSVKLGTVIQEIRTKVKNQYLPVLSAVRTGNLVLSEEFFTKQVYSKDIGRYIVVEPNDFAYNPARVNIGSIGINTFGFAGCVSPVYIVFRSEPEYHNFFRFFLKLPNFQEELRIRASGSVRQSLSYDNFALIQISYPPIDFVRKFNCYYTDIQTTLGQLKLETACLAAIRDTLLPRLMSGKLSVTDLEDAK, encoded by the coding sequence TAAACAATCATTTAGAGCAGATAGCGCAGGCGATTTTTAAATCGTGGTTTGTGGATAATGCCTCCAATAACTGGAAAAGCGTTAAGCTCGGTACTGTTATCCAAGAAATCCGAACAAAGGTCAAGAATCAATATTTGCCAGTATTATCTGCGGTAAGAACAGGTAATCTTGTGCTTTCAGAAGAGTTCTTTACGAAACAGGTTTATAGTAAAGATATTGGCAGATATATTGTTGTCGAGCCTAATGACTTTGCTTACAATCCCGCCCGCGTCAATATCGGATCGATTGGGATAAACACCTTTGGTTTTGCAGGGTGCGTTAGCCCTGTTTATATTGTTTTCCGTTCTGAACCTGAATACCACAATTTTTTTCGATTCTTCTTAAAATTGCCAAATTTTCAAGAAGAATTACGTATACGAGCATCCGGGTCAGTTAGACAATCATTGAGCTATGATAATTTTGCACTTATTCAAATATCATATCCTCCAATTGATTTTGTGCGAAAGTTTAATTGTTACTACACGGATATACAGACAACGCTCGGACAGCTTAAACTTGAAACCGCCTGTCTCGCAGCAATTCGCGATACTCTCTTACCCCGTCTAATGTCCGGTAAATTATCGGTAACCGACCTCGAGGATGCTAAATGA
- a CDS encoding putative toxin-antitoxin system toxin component, PIN family, translating to MLLASDNGMLLYAVIDTNVLVSAFLKENSVPRYIIDYMYAGKIIPVYNEEIIAEYSAVLHRSKFCFPTESVDIAVDAIQEIGLKFDSISITEPIPDPKDIVFYAVTLNARKQFETYLITGNIKHFPANPFVVTPRQFLDILTQ from the coding sequence ATGCTGCTCGCAAGCGATAACGGGATGCTTTTGTACGCCGTCATTGATACGAATGTTCTTGTTTCCGCATTCTTAAAAGAAAATTCCGTTCCCCGTTATATTATTGACTATATGTACGCCGGAAAAATTATCCCTGTCTACAATGAGGAAATCATTGCCGAATATTCCGCCGTGTTGCATCGTTCGAAATTTTGCTTTCCGACGGAATCGGTCGATATTGCAGTGGATGCGATACAAGAAATAGGCTTAAAATTTGACAGCATAAGTATAACAGAGCCGATACCCGATCCGAAAGATATTGTTTTTTATGCAGTTACATTGAATGCACGGAAGCAGTTTGAAACCTATTTGATTACGGGTAATATAAAACATTTTCCTGCAAATCCTTTTGTCGTAACGCCGCGTCAATTTTTGGATATACTCACACAATAA